A stretch of the Lactuca sativa cultivar Salinas chromosome 9, Lsat_Salinas_v11, whole genome shotgun sequence genome encodes the following:
- the LOC111895468 gene encoding receptor-like protein kinase THESEUS 1, translating to MRVVNWVSSVIVLISLYLHHSSSASFIPPDNYLIACGSSKNITFLGQIYLPDSIQSSFSLKTEQDSYFIQSKSAVPLPIHQSARVFTAISTYIFNIRKQGRHWIRLYFYPIPDHNLTSSSFTVVTENFVLLNSYSFRSFTGSKFISKEYSINVTSNTLLLNFIPSNNSIAFINAIEVVSIPDELIPDQATKLSQSAPITGLSELAFETVYRLNMGGPKLTPQNDTLGRIWENDEQYLHVNSSAANVSINPSLVKYPENLTPEIAPNWVYATGQTLGDAKVANLNFNITWVLPVDPDFMYFVRVHFCDIVSTSLDTLVFNLYINSDNAFSDLDLSSFTGNLDVPVYKDFVTVSTDSNTLSVSVGPETDSEDPNAILNGLEVLKISNGAKSFDGVDPVANLVVSQANKKRKMVVVIVAVLGAALAVIFSGLCYCWVSGRGSKPVHTKPWLPHSITMTKMSTISIPSCNLGKTFSFQEIMDATNKFNEKLLLGVGGFGRVYKGTMEDGTLVAIKRGNPRSEQGLVEFRTEIDMLSKLRHRHLVSLIGHCDERSEMILVYEFMANGPLRSHLYGTDLPSLSWKQRLEICIGAARGLHYLHTGASQSVIHRDVKTTNILLDENFVAKVADFGLSKAGPAIDQTHVSTAVKGSFGYLDPEYFRRQQLTEKSDVYSFGVVLIEVLCARPALNPVLPRDQVNIAEWGLKWQKDGKLDQIMDDKLVGKVNSSSLKKYGETLEKCLEEYGVDRPSMGDVLWNLEYALQLEETSALVEVEDNSMNHIEGIMLNPLEGFDNSVSMIDGDEFRRANHGEDGSIGNVFSQIVHPRGR from the coding sequence ATGCGTGTTGTGAATTGGGTATCTTCTGTTATTGTTCTTATATCTTTATATCTTCATCACTCATCATCTGCTTCATTCATTCCTCCTGATAACTACTTAATTGCTTGTGGTTCTTCAAAAAACATCACATTTCTTGGCCAAATTTATCTCCCTGATTCAATTCAATCATCATTTTCCCTAAAAACCGAACAAGATTCATACTTTATCCAATCGAAATCAGCAGTTCCATTACCAATTCACCAATCTGCACGAGTTTTCACTGCCATTTCAACCTACATATTCAATATCCGAAAACAAGGTCGACATTGGATCCGACTCTATTTTTACCCGATTCCAGACCACAACCTTACTTCATCTTCATTCACTGTAGTTACAGAAAACTTCGTCCTCTTGAACAGTTACAGTTTCAGAAGCTTCACCGGCTCTAAATTCATCTCAAAAGAGTATTCCATCAATGTCACTTCTAACACATTGCTTCTTAACTTTATCCCATCAAACAATTCAATTGCATTCATTAATGCAATCGAAGTCGTTTCAATCCCTGATGAATTAATCCCTGATCAAGCGACAAAATTGTCCCAATCCGCCCCAATTACCGGGCTTTCAGAACTCGCGTTTGAAACCGTTTATCGATTAAACATGGGTGGCCCAAAATTGACACCACAAAACGATACTTTAGGAAGAATTTGGGAGAATGATGAGCAGTATCTTCATGTTAATAGCTCGGCTGCAAATGTCTCCATAAATCCTTCACTCGTGAAGTACCCAGAAAATTTAACGCCTGAAATTGCACCGAATTGGGTGTATGCAACGGGTCAAACATTGGGAGATGCAAAAGTCGCGAATTTGAACTTTAACATCACTTGGGTTCTTCCCGTTGATCCTGATTTCATGTATTTTGTTCGTGTCCATTTCTGTGATATCGTGAGCACGTCTTTGGATACTCTTGTTTTCAATCTGTATATAAATTCTGATAATGCTTTTTCCGATCTGGATTTATCAAGCTTCACTGGAAACCTGGATGTGCCTGTTTACAAAGATTTTGTCACAGTTTCAACAGATTCGAATACTTTATCTGTTAGTGTGGGGCCAGAAACCGATTCAGAAGACCCAAATGCGATCTTGAATGGTCTTGAAGTTTTAAAGATCAGCAATGGAGCAAAAAGCTTTGATGGGGTTGATCCGGTGGCGAATCTGGTTGTTTCTCAGGCGAACAAGAAGAGGAAAATGGTGGTGGTGATAGTGGCGGTTCTTGGGGCAGCTTTGGCGGTGATTTTTTCCGGGTTGTGTTATTGTTGGGTTTCGGGTCGTGGGTCCAAACCTGTTCATACGAAACCATGGCTTCCACATTCAATCACCATGACAAAGATGTCAACAATTTCTATACCTTCATGTaatcttggaaaaacctttaGTTTTCAAGAAATCATGGACGCAACTAATAAATTCAATGAAAAGTTGCTACTTGGAGTTGGTGGTTTCGGGCGGGTTTACAAGGGAACAATGGAAGATGGTACACTTGTTGCGATTAAACGGGGAAACCCACGATCCGAACAAGGTCTCGTGGAGTTTCGGACTGAAATCGATATGTTATCAAAGCTCCGACACCGTCATCTCGTTTCACTCATCGGTCACTGTGACGAACGATCCGAAATGATTCTCGTATACGAGTTCATGGCAAATGGCCCTCTCAGGAGCCATTTGTATGGTACAGATCTCCCGTCGTTGTCATGGAAACAACGACTGGAGATCTGTATCGGGGCCGCGAGGGGCCTACATTATCTTCACACAGGTGCATCACAGAGTGTGATCCACCGTGATGTGAAGACAACCAATATTCTTTTGGACGAAAATTTCGTTGCAAAAGTTGCCGACTTTGGGTTGTCGAAGGCGGGTCCCGCCATCGATCAGACTCATGTCAGCACTGCTGTGAAGGGTAGTTTCGGATATCTTGATCCGGAATACTTCCGACGACAGCAGTTGACCGAGAAATCCGATGTTTATTCGTTTGGGGTTGTTTTGATTGAGGTTCTGTGTGCAAGGCCGGCTTTGAACCCTGTTCTTCCGAGAGATCAAGTGAACATAGCCGAATGGGGTCTAAAATGGCAAAAAGATGGGAAATTGGATCAAATTATGGATGACAAACTTGTGGGGAAGGTGAATTCTTCATCGTTGAAGAAATATGGTGAGACTCTGGAGAAATGTTTGGAGGAATACGGTGTTGATAGGCCTTCGATGGGTGATGTTTTGTGGAATCTGGAGTATGCATTGCAGCTTGAAGAGACTTCGGCTCTTGTGGAGGTGGAAGATAACAGTATGAATCATATTGAGGGGATCATGTTGAATCCACTTGAAGGATTTGATAATAGTGTGAGTATGATTGATGGGGATGAGTTTAGGAGAGCTAATCATGGCGAAGATGGTTCGATAGGTAATGTGTTTTCTCAGATTGTGCATCCACGAGGAAGATGA